A window of the Juglans microcarpa x Juglans regia isolate MS1-56 chromosome 5D, Jm3101_v1.0, whole genome shotgun sequence genome harbors these coding sequences:
- the LOC121266008 gene encoding premnaspirodiene oxygenase-like, whose translation MLQYSLALVTTFLLLPVPLIWLLRRCRRSSKVQKLPSGPRKLPLIGNLHNLAGSLPHHALRELARKYGPLMHLQLGEVSAVVATSPRIAREFLKTHDLALGKRQEVFAAKTLTYDCSDIVFSPFGDYWRQMRKVCVMELLSAKRVQSFSSLREDEVCNLIESIRLSSGSPINFTEKIYSLTSTIVCKAAFGSKCKDPDVFISLAREVISAAGGFDLADLFPSKKFLRVITGTRTKVEEMHRKLDKILENIIHEHKENQKSAAISEVEPGQEDLVDFLLRLQQSSDLEVPITTKNIKAILWDMFAAGTDTSSTTVVWGMSEMMRNPTVLEKAQAEIRQAFRGKKKIHEKDVGNLSYLKLVIQETLRLHPPLPVLIPRECTEPCEIDGYEIPVKTKVIINAWAIARDPVYWNRAESFMPERFAGSSTDFRGNSFEYIPFGAGRRICPGISFGLANVELPLAQLLYHFDWELPGRTKPEDLDMSETVGAVAARKKPLYLIATAFTPSLDEPHG comes from the exons ATGCTCCAATATTCATTGGCTCTCGTCACCACTTTCCTCCTCCTTCCAGTTCCTTTGATTTGGCTCCTAAGGAGATGCAGAAGATCATCCAAAGTTCAGAAATTGCCCTCGGGACCCAGGAAATTACCACTTATTGGGAACTTGCACAACTTGGCTGGATCCCTACCACACCATGCTCTACGAGAACTGGCTAGAAAATATGGACCGCTCATGCACCTGCAACTGGGTGAAGTATCTGCAGTTGTGGCGACATCCCCCAGGATAGCCAGAGAGTTCTTAAAGACTCATGACCTCGCCTTGGGGAAGAGGCAAGAAGTTTTTGCTGCCAAGACTTTGACCTATGACTGCTCAGACATTGTCTTTTCTCCATTCGGTGATTATTGGAGGCAAATGCGAAAAGTTTGCGTCATGGAACTCCTAAGTGCCAAGAGGGTCCAatccttttcttctcttcgAGAAGATGAGGTTTGTAATCTCATCGAGTCCATCCGCTTATCTTCAGGATCACCGATCAATTTTACAGAAAAGATTTATTCTTTAACAAGTACCATCGTATGCAAGGCAGCTTTTGGTAGCAAATGCAAAGATCCTGATGTATTTATATCGTTGGCTAGGGAAGTAATATCCGCAGCAGGAGGCTTTGACTTGGCCGATTTGTTTCCTTCCAAGAAATTTCTTCGTGTGATTACTGGAACGAGAACTAAAGTAGAGGAGATGCATCGGAAGCTTGACAAGATCTTGGAGAACATCATCCATGAGCACAAGGAGAACCAGAAGAGTGCAGCAATTAGCGAGGTTGAACCGGGGCAGGAAGATCTTGTAGACTTTCTTTTGCGCCTTCAGCAAAGTAGCGACCTTGAGGTCCCCATTACAACTAAGAACATAAAGGCTATCCTCTGG GACATGTTTGCTGCCGGAACTGATACTTCATCAACCACAGTTGTTTGGGGTATGTCAGAAATGATGAGGAACCCTACTGTTCTGGAGAAGGCACAAGCTGAGATAAGACAAGCCTtcagaggaaagaaaaagatccATGAGAAAGACGTTGGGAATCTCAGTTACTTAAAGTTAGTTATTCAAGAAACTCTGAGGTTACACCCACCTCTTCCCGTGTTAATCCCAAGAGAATGCACAGAGCCATGCGAAATTGATGGATATGAGATACCCGTCAAAACTAAAGTCATCATAAATGCATGGGCAATTGCAAGAGATCCTGTATATTGGAATCGTGCTGAGAGTTTCATGCCAGAGAGGTTTGCTGGTAGTTCAACTGATTTCAGAGGGAATAGCTTTGAATATATCCCTTTTGGTGCTGGGAGGAGGATTTGCCCGGGAATATCATTTGGTCTTGCCAATGTTGAACTTCCTCTTGCTCAACTGCTGTATCATTTCGATTGGGAACTCCCTGGCAGGACGAAACCAGAGGATCTGGACATGAGTGAAACCGTTGGTGCTGTTGCCGCGAGGAAAAAGCCCTTGTATTTGATTGCAACTGCATTTACTCCTTCACTTGACGAACCCCACGGCTGA
- the LOC121266011 gene encoding LOW QUALITY PROTEIN: premnaspirodiene oxygenase-like (The sequence of the model RefSeq protein was modified relative to this genomic sequence to represent the inferred CDS: inserted 1 base in 1 codon): protein MHLQLGEVSAVVATSPXLAREFMKTHELAFSKRQEIFAAQILTYDGLDICFSPFGDYWRQMRKVCVMELLSAKRVQSFSSLREDEVCNLVESIRLSSGSPINFTEKIYSLTSTIVCKAAFGSKCKDPDVFISLAKEAISATRGFDLADLFPSKKFLRVITGIKTKVKEMHRKIDKIVENIIHEHKENQMSAAISEVERGKEDLVDILLLLQQTSSLEVPITTKNIKAVIWDMFAAGTDTSSATVVWAMVEMMRNPTVLEKAQAEIRQAIQAFRGKKKVDEKDVGNLSYLKLVIQETLRLHPPAPMLVPRECTEPCEIDGYEIPVKTKVIINAWAIARDPAYWNHAESFMPEMFAGSSTDFKGTSFEYIPFGAGRRMCPGILLGLANVELPLAQLLYHFDWELPGQKKPEDLDMSETVGAVAARKKPLYLIATTFTP, encoded by the exons atgcactTGCAACTGGGTGAAGTATCTGCAGTTGTGGCGACATCCC AGTTAGCCAGAGAGTTCATGAAGACCCATGAACTCGCCTTTAGCAAGAGGCAAGAAATTTTTGCAGCTCAGATTTTGACCTACGATGGCTTAGACATTTGCTTTTCTCCATTTGGTGATTATTGGAGACAAATGCGAAAAGTTTGCGTAATGGAACTCCTGAGTGCCAAGAGGGTCCAATCCTTCTCTTCTCTTCGAGAAGATGAGGTTTGTAATCTTGTCGAGTCCATCCGCTTATCTTCAGGATCACCGATCAATTTTACAGAAAAGATCTATTCCTTAACGAGTACCATCGTGTGCAAGGCAGCTTTTGGCAGCAAATGCAAAGATCCTGATGTATTTATATCGTTGGCCAAGGAAGCAATATCTGCAACAAGAGGCTTTGACTTGGCCGATTTGTTTCCTTCCAAGAAATTTCTTCGTGTGATTACTGGAATAAAAACTAAAGTAAAGGAAATGCATCGGAAGATTGACAAGATCGTCGAGAACATCATCCATGAGCACAAGGAGAACCAGATGAGTGCAGCAATTAGCGAGGTAGAAAGGGGGAAGGAAGATCTTGTTGACATTCTTTTGCTCCTTCAGCAAACTAGCAGTCTTGAGGTCCCCATTACAACCAAGAACATCAAGGCTGTCATCTGGG ACATGTTTGCTGCCGGAACTGATACTTCATCAGCCACGGTTGTTTGGGCTATGGTAGAAATGATGAGGAATCCTACAGTTCTGGAGAAGGCACAAGCTGAGATAAGacaagcaat ACAAGCCTtcagaggaaagaaaaaggtggATGAGAAAGATGTTGGGAATCTAAGTTACTTAAAGTTAGTGATCCAAGAAACTCTGAGGCTACACCCTCCTGCTCCCATGTTGGTCCCAAGAGAATGCACAGAGCCATGCGAAATTGATGGATATGAGATACCCGTCAAAACTAAAGTCATCATAAATGCATGGGCAATTGCAAGAGATCCTGCATATTGGAATCATGCTGAGAGTTTCATGCCGGAGATGTTTGCAGGTAGTTCAACTGATTTCAAAGGGACTAGCTTTGAATATATCCCTTTCGGTGCAGGGAGGAGGATGTGCCCGGGAATATTATTAGGTCTTGCCAATGTTGAACTTCCTCTCGCTCAACTGCTGTATCATTTCGATTGGGAACTCCCAGGCCAGAAGAAACCAGAGGATCTAGACATGAGTGAAACCGTTGGCGCTGTTGCCGCAAGGAAAAAGCCCTTGTATTTGATTGCAACTACATTTACGCCTTGA